The following coding sequences lie in one Vitis vinifera cultivar Pinot Noir 40024 chromosome 19, ASM3070453v1 genomic window:
- the LOC100262772 gene encoding probable glutathione S-transferase, whose product MADEIILLDFWPSPFGMRVRVALAEKGLKYEYREEDPRNKNPLLLEMNPVHKKIPVLIHNGKPICESMIIVQYIDEVWNKKSPLLPSDPYQRAQARFWADYIDKKLYELGRRIWSTKGEEQETAKNEFIEYLKILEGELGEKPYFGGEKFGFVDVALVTFSTLFYAYESFGNFSIEVECPKLIAWTKRCMEKESVSSSLKDPQKVHGFVMEMRKKLGIE is encoded by the exons ATGGCAGACGAGATTATCTTGTTGGATTTCTGGCCTAGCCCGTTTGGTATGAGGGTCAGAGTTGCCCTGGCAGAGAAGGGTCTCAAGTATGAATATAGAGAGGAGGACCCGAGGAACAAGAACCCTCTGCTTCTTGAGATGAACCCCGTTCATAAGAAAATCCCAGTTCTGATCCACAATGGAAAGCCCATTTGTGAGTCTATGATAATAGTTCAGTATATTGATGAGGTTTGGAACAAAAAATCTCCGTTGTTGCCTAGTGACCCATACCAGAGAGCTCAGGCCAGGTTCTGGGCGGACTACATAGACAAGAAG CTCTATGAACTTGGAAGGAGGATATGGTCAACCAAAGGAGAAGAGCAGGAAACAGCCAAGAATGAATTCATAGAGTACCTTAAGATTTTGGAAGGAGAGCTTGGAGAGAAGCCTTACTTCGGTGGTGAGAAATTTGGGTTTGTGGATGTGGCTCTGGTGACTTTCTCAACCTTGTTTTATGCGTATGAGAGCTTTGGTAACTTCAGCATAGAGGTGGAGTGCCCCAAGTTGATCGCTTGGACCAAGAGGTGCATGGAAAAGGAGAGTGTGTCGTCTTCTCTGAAAGACCCACAGAAGGTCCATGGCTTTGTCATGGAGATGAGGAAGAAGCTTGGTATAGAGTAA